In Daucus carota subsp. sativus chromosome 4, DH1 v3.0, whole genome shotgun sequence, one DNA window encodes the following:
- the LOC108203456 gene encoding uncharacterized protein LOC108203456, with product MGNSRYISHIVCPLTSMRQWPLISIRLLPLISIGPLCVTVMGHMGFQVPDEGKGPVPLQAVSGDGTSKRGRPKLTITEDVVERRKLSKRKQNARRTGHQGSASSDVFIVAPSARLPPARYSSQIHAAHGAEPSRTDDNNDVLNMGRPEQTCGSCQARVWAAEFTGRHVGPGPKSYSICCNKGKVQLPFLSVPPLELTRLLTGDDIQAKMYFHKSRIYNTMFAFCSFGAKVDETINNGRGPYVFRVTGQVYHNIASLVPPDGRTPKFAQLYMYDGYEANEHRINFTGDKGRVDRLIVATLDAMLSHNNVLVGIFNQIRQRFSGVEHVPVRLKLFERRTSDGRFHNSQSEEDYEIENIQAANAYEFAGLAVDNDFANKRDIVVHSKTLGLQHISELHPCYMSLQYPLLFPFGEDGYRIGIKHRDVQLSDNRGHNTISMREYYAFRTHYRVGEGHALTLGGRLFLQFLVDAWCSVERTRLLWVQRNQSLIRSDLYNNVVDSFRRGDTVATDLGKRVILPSTFTGGYRYMQQNFQDSLAICKEYGHPDLFITFTCNPKWDEIEAAIQMSSSHDASVRPDIVARVFKMKLDAMIADFTKHRVMGRVLAVVYTIEFQKRGLPHAHIVLWLAEGDKITTPNDIDSVISAEIPDQLNDPVGYKAVSQFMMHGPCGSANPKCPCMKNGRCSKYYPKSYSENTVIDADGYAQYRRRDTKNTVKCGKVFLDNRHVVPYHRGLLVKYQGHINVEWCNRSLAIKYLFKYIGKGPDMATIVLEREDRQSTNLEWPSTLCVMSEVRFRDNETLPEVVRRIDPDGTMFIQWMLTNRCDELGRELTFVQFPTKF from the exons ATGGGAAACAGCCGCTACATCAGCCATATTGTGTGCCCATTGACGAGTATGCGGCAGTGGCCACTTATATCTATTAGACTACTGCCACTTATATCTATTGGACCCCTATGTGTAACGGTCATGGGGCATATGGGATTTCAGGTTCCAGATGAGGGCA AGGGACCTGTTCcgttacaagctgtttccggagATGGCACTTCTAAAAGGGGCCGGCCGAAGCTTACTATCACCGAAGATGTTGTGGAGCGGAGAAAGCTGTCCAAGCGGAAGCAAAACGCTAGGCGTACCGGCCACCAAG GTTCAGCATCCTCCGATGTTTTCATTGTGGCTCCTTCGGCGAGATTACCCCCTGCACGCTACAGCAGTCAAATTCATGCAGCACATGGAGCTGAGCCAAGCAGGACGG ATGATAACAATGATGTGTTAAATATGGGCAGACCAGAGCAAACATGTGGATCTTGCCAAGCCAGAGTATGGGCTGCAGAGTTTACTGGGAGGCATGTAGGACCTGGGCCAAAGTCATATTCCATCTGTTGCAATAAAGGCAAGGTGCAACTACCATTCTTAAGTGTTCCGCCATTAGAGCTAACACGCCTCCTCACCGGTGATGATATACAGGCAAAGATGTATTTTCATAAAAGCCGCATCTATAACACCATGTTTGCATTCTGTTCATTTGGGGCAAAGGTGGATGAAACAATCAATAATGGCAGAGGACCATATGTCTTTCGAGTGACTGGGCAAGTGTATCATAACATTGCATCTTTGGTGCCACCAGATGGCCGAACCCCAAAATTTGCGCAGCTGTATATGTATGATGGATACGAGGCGAATGAGCATAGAATTAACTTTACAGGAGACAAGGGAAGGGTTGATAGATTGATTGTTGCAACCCTCGATGCAATGCTTAGCCACAACAATGTGCTCGTGGGAATATTCAACCAAATAAGACAACGGTTTTCTGGTGTCGAACATGTTCCTGTCCGTCTAAAATTGTTTGAGAGACGCACATCTGACGGCCGGTTCCATAATAGTCAATCTGAAGAGGATTATGAAATTGAGAATATCCAGGCTGCAAATGCCTATGAGTTCGCAGGTCTAGCTGTAGATAATGACTTTGCAAATAAAAGGGACATAGTTGTTCATAGTAAAACACTTGGACTGCAGCATATTAGTGAGTTACATCCATGTTACATGTCTTTGCAATATCCTCTTCTATTCCCGTTTGGTGAGGATGGCTATCGAATTGGTATAAAGCACCGTGATGTGCAGCTCTCTGATAATCGGGGGCATAACACTATTAGTATGCGTGAATATTATGCCTTTAGAACACATTACCGTGTAGGTGAGGGACATGCTCTAACACTTGGCGGCCGTCTCTTTCTACAATTCCTGGTTGATGCCTGGTGCTCAGTGGAGCGCACTAGATTATTGTGGGTACAAAGAAACCAGTCTCTCATTAGATCAGATCTTTATAACAATGTGGTTGACAGCTTCAGGCGAGGAGACACAGTTGCTACTGATTTGGGAAAACGAGTCATTCTACCATCAACCTTCACTGGAGGGTACAGATACATGCAGCAGAACTTCCAAGATTCACTAGCCATTTGCAAAGAATATGGTCATCCTGACCTCTTCATCACATTCACTTGCAATCCAAAATGGGATGAAATTGAAGCTGCAATTCAAATGTCTTCATCGCATGATGCCTCTGTGCGCCCTGATATTGTTGCCCGTGTGTTCAAAATGAAACTTGATGCTATGATTGCTGATTTCACAAAGCATCGTGTGATGGGGCGTGTCCTTGCAG TTGTGTACACCATTGAATTTCAGAAACGAGGTCTACCGCATGCACATATAGTTTTGTGGTTGGCGGAAGGTGACAAAATAACAACTCCAAACGATATTGATTCAGTTATATCTGCTGAGATACCAGATCAACTCAATGACCCCGTGGGTTATAAAGCAGTATCACAGTTTATGATGCATGGACCATGTGGGTCTGCAAACCCAAAATGCCCATGTATGAAGAACGGTCGGTGTTCAAAATATTACCCAAAATCTTACAGTGAAAACACTGTAATAGATGCGGACGGATATGCCCAATATAGAAGGAGAGATACCAAAAACACGGTAAAATGTGGCAAAGTCTTTCTTGACAACAG GCATGTGGTCCCTTACCACCGTGGCCTCCTTGTCAAATATCAGGGACATATAAATGTGGAATGGTGCAATCGCTCTCTggctattaaatatttgttcaaGTACATTGGCAAAGGCCCAGATATGGCTACGATTGTTCTGGAGAGAGAAGATCGTCAGTCCACAAATCTAGAATGGCCTTCTACACTATGTGTCATGTCG GAAGTGAGATTTCGCGATAATGAAACTTTGCCTGAAGTGGTTCGTCGCATTGACCCCGATGGCACGATGTTCATACAGTGGATGTTGACAAACAGGTGTGATGAACTGGGCCGTGAACTAACATTTGTTCAATTCCCGACAAAATTTTGA
- the LOC135152379 gene encoding uncharacterized protein LOC135152379 — MHATIFQRVIQAVELDLGGLYFVYGPGGTGKTFLWSAVISKLRSEGRIVLAVASSGIASLLMDGGRTAHSRFKIPINIDEFSCCEIKQNTYLAELICETSLVIWDEAPMTHRHVFEAVDRTFRDIRSKVNPNASSLPFGGLTMLLGGDFRQVLPVVPKKGREEIVGASISKSALWENCTIFRLVENMRIDKDVPPITIDGVQVPFRDWVLAVGDGTEKAYAFNDEIDGSWIKIPEEVFLRAAGDPLQTMVNEIYGQLGGSHEPTEYIRDRAILTPLNEYVEALNNEVLHRLPGDLKIYRSYDSICKGASTAADEILYPPEYLNSLKFSGLPNHELHVKVGAPIMLLRNLNPKKGLCNGTRLIVTRCYQFLVEARIITGSKIGEITYIPRISMSPADKSFPAAVKRKQFPIAVCYAMTKIKSQGQTVRNVGLYLPKPVFSHGQIYVAVSRVTSPEGLKILCVDEEEKHIGFTKNIVYKEIFDNLKCAENTVHEEHT; from the exons ATGCATGCTACAATATTCCAAAGAGTTATCCAGGCTGTGGAGTTAGATTTGGGTGGCCTTTATTTTGTGTATGGTCCGGGGGGCACTGGTAAAACGTTTCTGTGGTCAGCTGTAATATCAAAATTAAGAAGTGAGGGTAGAATAGTCCTAGCTGTTGCATCATCTGGTATAGCTTCTCTTTTAATGGACGGTGGAAGAACTGCACATTCGCGCTTCAAAATACCGATCAATATTGATGAATTTAGTTGTTGCGAGATTAAACAAAATACATACTTGGCAGAGCTGATATGTGAAACTAGCTTAGTCATTTGGGACGAGGCCCCCATGACTCATCGTCATGTATTTGAGGCGGTTGATAGAACCTTTCGGGATATCCGGTCAAAGGTGAATCCAAATGCATCCTCATTACCTTTTGGAGGCCTCACAATGCTTCTTGGAGGTGATTTCAGGCAGGTTTTACCGGTAGTCCCCAAAAAGGGAAGAGAAGAGATTGTGGGTGCAAGTATTAGCAAGTCAGCTTTATGGGAAAATTGCACGATTTTCAGATTGGTTGAAAACATGAGAATTGACAAAGACGTCCCTCCAATTACAATTGATGGAGTTCAAGTACCATTTCGAGATTGGGTATTGGCGGTAGGTGATGGTACTGAAAAGGCCTATGCCTTCAACGATGAAATAGATGGCTCATGGATTAAGATTCCAGAAGAG GTCTTCCTGAGAGCTGCTGGCGATCCGCTGCAAACAATGGTGAATGAAATATATGGCCAGCTCGGTGGGAGTCATGAGCCAACAGAATATATTCGGGACCGGGCAATATTAACACCATTAAATGAATATGTGGAGGCGCTCAATAATGAGGTCCTGCACAGACTGCCGGGAGACTTGAAAATTTACAGGAGTTATGACAGTATTTGTAAGGGCGCTTCAACGGCCGCTGACGAAATTTTATATCCTCCGGAATACCTCAACTCTTTGAAATTCAGTGGGCTACCAAACCACGAACTGCATGTTAAGGTTGGTGCCCCTATAATGTTGCTGCGGAACCTTAATCCAAAAAAGGGCCTGTGTAACGGGACCAGGCTGATTGTAACAAGATGTTACCAATTCCTGGTCGAAGCACGAATAATTACAGGTAGTAAAATTGGAGAGATCACATATATACCAAGGATTAGCATGTCACCAGCTGACAAGTCGTTTCCGGCAGCGGTTAAACGAAAACAGTTCCCAATAGCTGTCTGCTACGCAATGACCAAAATTAAAAGCCAGGGCCAAACAGTCAGGAATGTAGGCCTGTACTTGCCTAAGCCCGTCTTTAGCCACGGTCAGATCTATGTTGCGGTCTCCAGAGTGACATCACCAGAAGGCTTGAAGATCCTTTGTGTGGATGAAGAGGAAAAGCACATCGGCTTTACCAAGAACATTGTGTACAAGGAgatatttgacaatttaaagtGTGCAGAAAACACGGTACACGAAGAGCATACATAA
- the LOC135152206 gene encoding replication protein A 70 kDa DNA-binding subunit D-like, whose protein sequence is MPTNAIITALQARSDTQEIQVRVGRIWEAINRNNKTVLYTNVILMDQQDDHVLAIIRNNQRHLLLPQLKEQGVYNISNFKVVPGPASYRSVDMDMSINFFYKTKIEETEDNQSIPQYKFELQPFDKVQGLVGQIKNLIDVVGMVTSIGRLEKRTNGAEKMDVALTDSRNEKMIVTLWEDRAYQFQESLQNTGQSPIFVVITGLLAKKFSGISQQIMTFKHNSFKGTDKASLLSTDATKTYFDIDYKPLKDLKKALYDASAKSGVGLLPPTNVHFVTADEKSAKQLHIKDVLDMEIPPGKDQVRGLCTATITGIMEGNGWLYNCCSKCARAVHPTEGKYFCAACNDDNITVSQRYRVIAAIKDDTGTTTVTLFNKEAEQLIGAPIQKLIKELTEGTDLEEIPPSVKNIVGKLCAFQIKINNYNITHGCEEYTVTRVSECSNAEAGSSDAVDAGHKDKRIRLG, encoded by the exons ATGCCTACAAACGCCATCATAACAGCATTACAAGCAAGATCAGATACTCAGGAGATCCAAGTGCGGGTGGGCCGGATATGGGAGGCAATTAACAGGAATAACAAGACGGTCCTTTACACAAATGTCATCCTCATGGATCAGCAG GATGATCACGTACTGGCTATAATCCGAAACAACCAGAGGCACTTGCTCCTCCCTCAACTCAAGGAACAAGGTGTCTACAACATTTCAAATTTCAAGGTCGTCCCCGGACCTGCGTCCTACAGAAGCGTTGATATGGACATGTCCATCAACTTCTTCTATAAGACCAAGATTGAAGAAACAGAAGACAACCAGAGCATTCCACAATACAAATTTGAGCTCCAGCCATTCGACAAGGTGCAAGGCTTGGTGGGCCAAATTAAAAACCTTATAG ATGTGGTTGGTATGGTCACAAGCATCGGACGGCTGGAGAAAAGGACAAATGGAGCGGAAAAGATGGATGTGGCTCTCACTGACAGCAG GAATGAGAAAATGATAGTGACATTGTGGGAAGACAGAGCATATCAATTCCAGGAGAGCCTCCAGAACACAGGCCAATCACCGATATTTGTTGTCATTACTGGACTACTAGCAAAGAAATTCTCAGGTATCTCACAACAAATTATGACCTTCAAGCACAATTCTTTTAAAGGAACAG ATAAGGCATCTCTATTGAGCACTGATGCAACAAAAACCTATTTTGATATTGATTACAAACCACTCAAGGATTTGAAGAAGGCACTGTATGATGCAAGTGCTAAATCTGGAGTCGGGCTGTTACCTCCAACAAACGTTCACTTTGTAACCGCAGACGAAAAAAGCGCCAAACAGCTCCATATTAAAGATGTCCTGGACATGGAGATTCCACCCGGAAAAGAT caagtaCGCGGCCTGTGCACGGCAACAATAACAGGAATAATGGAGGGAAACGGGTGGCTATATAATTGCTGCTCAAAATGTGCCCGAGCTGTGCACCCTACCGAAGGAAAATATTTCTGCGCCGCTTGCAACGATGACAACATAACGGTTTCACAGAG GTATAGGGTCATAGCTGCCATCAAGGATGACACTGGAACAACAACGGTGACGCTGTTCAACAAAGAAGCAGAACAGCTTATTGGAGCTCCAATTCAGAAGCTCATTAAGGAACTAACCGAG GGAACAGATTTGGAAGAAATCCCCCCTTCAGTCAAAAACATCGTAGGGAAGTTATGTGCATTCCAAATAAAGATCAACAACTACAATATAACACATGGCTGTGAGGAGTATACCGTTACACGCGTCTCAGAATGCTCAAATGCTGAAGCTGGCAGTTCTGACGCTGTCGATGCTGGCCACAAGGACAAGAGGATTAGGTTGGGTTGA
- the LOC108192739 gene encoding pentatricopeptide repeat-containing protein At3g62890 encodes MHATHFVSRAKTLTQTKSSSVELLRSAVTFYCTWSACKPSSIKPHFIFPSQKNVSQLLKLRPPLIPLNQIFALTITQSFTSDLHLTHSLIHCYLSCNSIATARYLFDRYDYLFSWPTLLWNLMIRAYSKLIDSAESVVLFKKMMMGICYPDKYTFTFVLTSCCRQVSVVCGQSVHGVLIKNGCEFDLYVGNSLINLYCVFVRMGDAQKVFDGMVERDVFSWTSLVGGYAKQGEMDRACEFFGLMPSYNEVSWTVMISGFVVSGRYVEALGYFHDMLCYDSNVKPNEAVLVCALSACAHLGALERGKWIHLYMNKFRISVSSNISTALIDMYAKCGEIDCASQVFSELYRPDVQNFSSIITGFSNHGLGNHALRIFNQMLAKKVKPNEITILGVLKGCSHAGLVEEGTSIFFNMENLWGIVPKLEHYGCYVDLLGRAGYLERAFRAVKRMPMEPDIVIWRALLSACRVHQDVNFGELILNHIEQLNFSRHDGGAVLLSNLYASLGTWDRVAKLRKVMGVRTNNSNIGCSWIEVNGVVHEFRVADKLHPQILEIQDKLSEILKRVRVEGYVVNIILVSFDLTEEEKEQAMAWHSEKLAIAFALMSTEPGTSIRIVKNLRTCEDCHAALKAISKVYGREIIVRDRTRFHTFKDGNCLCNDYW; translated from the coding sequence ATGCATGCAACCCATTTTGTTTCGCGGGCCAAAACACTAACACAAACTAAATCTTCTTCTGTTGAACTACTGAGATCTGCAGTAACATTCTATTGTACTTGGTCAGCATGCAAACCATCATCAATCAAGCCACATTTCATCTTTCCTAGTCAAAAAAATGTATCCCAGTTACTAAAGCTAAGGCCACCTCTCATCCCTTTGAATCAAATTTTTGCTTTAACAATTACCCAGTCATTTACATCAGACTTACATTTAACCCATTCTCTCATTCATTGCTATCTCTCCTGTAATAGCATTGCAACTGCAAGATACTTGTTTGATCGTTATGATTATTTGTTTTCATGGCCAACTTTGTTATGGAATTTGATGATAAGGGCTTATTCGAAACTTATCGATTCTGCGGAATCTGTTGTTTTGTTTAAGAAGATGATGATGGGGATTTGTTATCCAGACAAGTATACTTTTACATTTGTTTTGACTTCTTGTTGTCGGCAAGTGTCTGTAGTGTGTGGCCAAAGTGTTCATGGagttttgatcaaaaatgggtGTGAGTTTGATTTGTATGTGGGTAATTCGTTGATAAATTTGTACTGTGTTTTTGTGAGAATGGGGGATGCACAGAAAGTGTTTGATGGAATGGTTGAAAGGGATGTTTTCTCTTGGACTAGTTTGGTAGGTGGGTATGCAAAGCAGGGGGAAATGGATAGAGCTTGCGAATTTTTTGGTTTGATGCCTAGTTATAATGAAGTTTCTTGGACTGTTATGATCTCGGGGTTCGTTGTTAGTGGAAGGTATGTGGAAGCGCTTGGATATTTTCATGACATGTTATGTTATGACAGTAATGTGAAGCCTAACGAGGCTGTTCTTGTTTGTGCTTTATCCGCATGCGCTCATCTTGGGGCTTTAGAGCGTGGCAAGTGGATACATTTGTATATGAACAAATTTAGGATATCTGTTAGTTCAAACATATCAACAGCTCTTATTGATATGTATGCGAAATGTGGGGAAATAGATTGTGCAAGTCAAGTGTTTTCTGAGCTTTATCGTCCTGATGTTCAAAATTTTTCAAGTATAATTACAGGGTTCTCAAATCATGGGCTTGGTAACCATGCTTTACGCATCTTCAATCAAATGTTAGCAAAAAAGGTGAAACCCAATGAGATTACTATTCTAGGGGTTCTAAAGGGATGCAGCCATGCAGGACTAGTTGAGGAGGGtacttcaatattttttaatatggaAAATTTGTGGGGGATTGTGCCAAAGCTTGAGCACTATGGATGTTACGTTGATTTACTTGGCCGAGCTGGCTACCTGGAAAGGGCATTCAGAGCTGTGAAAAGAATGCCAATGGAACCCGACATTGTCATATGGAGGGCTTTGCTAAGTGCTTGTAGAGTTCACCAGGATGTTAATTTCGGTGAGCTCATTTTAAATCATATCGAGCAACTAAATTTCAGTAGGCATGACGGTGGTGCAGTGTTGCTTTCTAACTTATATGCTTCTCTTGGTACATGGGATAGAGTTGCTAAATTGAGAAAAGTAATGGGCGTGAGAACGAATAATTCAAATATTGGATGTAGCTGGATAGAGGTGAATGGTGTTGTTCATGAATTTAGAGTTGCTGATAAGTTACACCCGCAAATTTTAGAGATTCAAGACAAGCTTAGTGAAATTCTAAAAAGGGTCAGGGTGGAAGGCTATGTTGTTAACATTATACTAGTTTCGTTTGATTTGACCGAGGAAGAGAAAGAACAAGCAATGGCCTGGCATAGTGAGAAGCTTGCTATTGCTTTTGCTCTGATGAGTACCGAACCTGGGACTTCAATCAGAATAGTAAAGAACTTGAGAACTTGCGAAGATTGTCATGCAGCTCTCAAGGCTATTTCGAAAGTTTATGGTCGGGAAATTATTGTTAGGGACCGAACTCGTTTTCACACTTTCAAGGACGGAAACTGTTTGTGCAATGACTACTGGTAG
- the LOC108203449 gene encoding uncharacterized protein LOC108203449 isoform X1: MGNCQAIDNASLVIQQPSGRVDKMYTGVPASDIMKTNPGYYVALLLTTTLYPPSSNNQPLRITRIKLLRPTDNLLLGHTYRLLSSQEVMKGLWAKKYAKKQNKQAPASGEEVISSSSEFDNFAAAAATKQVINHDRHRTKTSSSANSATARPKGWHPSLHSINEAAS; encoded by the exons ATGGGGAATTGTCAAGCCATAGATAATGCAAGTCTGGTAATACAGCAGCCTTCCGGCAGAGTAGATAAAATGTATACAGGCGTCCCTGCTAGTGATATCATGAAAACCAACCCTGGCTATTATGTTGCTCTTCTTCTCACCACCACTCTCTATCCACCTTCCTCCAACAACCAACCGCTTCGCATCACTCGAATTAAGCTTCTCCGCCCCACTGATAATCTTCTTCTTGGTCATACTTACAGGCTTCTCAGTTCACAAG AGGTGATGAAAGGGCTGTGGGCCAAAAAGTATGCAAAGAAGCAGAACAAACAAGCACCAGCATCTGGGGAGGAAGTGATCAGTTCAAGCTCAGAGTTTGATAATTTTGCTGCTGCTGCCGCAACAAAACAG GTGATAAATCATGATAGACACCGAACAAAGACATCATCATCCGCAAACTCTGCAACAGCCAGACCTAAAGGATGGCATCCCTCACTGCACAGCATCAATGAGGCAGCAAGCTGA
- the LOC108203449 gene encoding uncharacterized protein LOC108203449 isoform X2, with product MGNCQAIDNASLVIQQPSGRVDKMYTGVPASDIMKTNPGYYVALLLTTTLYPPSSNNQPLRITRIKLLRPTDNLLLGHTYRLLSSQEVMKGLWAKKYAKKQNKQAPASGEEVISSSSEFDNFAAAAATKQLR from the exons ATGGGGAATTGTCAAGCCATAGATAATGCAAGTCTGGTAATACAGCAGCCTTCCGGCAGAGTAGATAAAATGTATACAGGCGTCCCTGCTAGTGATATCATGAAAACCAACCCTGGCTATTATGTTGCTCTTCTTCTCACCACCACTCTCTATCCACCTTCCTCCAACAACCAACCGCTTCGCATCACTCGAATTAAGCTTCTCCGCCCCACTGATAATCTTCTTCTTGGTCATACTTACAGGCTTCTCAGTTCACAAG AGGTGATGAAAGGGCTGTGGGCCAAAAAGTATGCAAAGAAGCAGAACAAACAAGCACCAGCATCTGGGGAGGAAGTGATCAGTTCAAGCTCAGAGTTTGATAATTTTGCTGCTGCTGCCGCAACAAAACAG CTCAGGTGA